From Xylocopilactobacillus apis, a single genomic window includes:
- a CDS encoding MarR family winged helix-turn-helix transcriptional regulator: MQSIEELRYLIKAADKEGEMQYARMLASLDITPSQNEVLKILSIKDGLSISEIGELLICGSDNPSRLVERLMHKELVEKKKNTFDSRVINIYITEMGKKMLTKTNIIETKFNNLIQETLENKISVENFIEVLRLQVKNTKTLSKIDQRNALI; this comes from the coding sequence GTGCAGAGTATTGAAGAATTAAGATATTTGATTAAGGCAGCAGATAAAGAGGGAGAGATGCAATATGCTAGAATGTTAGCTTCGTTAGATATTACGCCCAGTCAGAATGAGGTGCTAAAAATTCTTTCAATTAAAGATGGTCTTTCAATTTCTGAGATTGGTGAACTGCTAATCTGTGGGTCAGATAATCCTAGTAGATTGGTTGAAAGACTTATGCATAAGGAACTTGTTGAAAAAAAGAAAAATACTTTTGATTCAAGGGTTATTAATATCTACATTACAGAGATGGGTAAGAAGATGTTGACAAAAACTAATATAATCGAGACAAAATTTAACAATTTAATTCAAGAGACGTTGGAAAATAAAATTTCTGTTGAGAACTTTATAGAAGTACTAAGATTGCAAGTTAAGAATACGAAAACCCTTTCCAAAATAGATCAAAGAAATGCTTTGATATAA
- a CDS encoding type II toxin-antitoxin system RelE family toxin, giving the protein MSKYSVRTTAYFRKSLKKLSPDVQKTIAKFIKKHLIDVDFPDTPGKKLVGNLSGYVRFRIGSYRLITVINDDQLIITTVYVGKRSDVYNVNMKKIR; this is encoded by the coding sequence ATGAGTAAATATTCGGTTAGAACGACCGCATATTTTCGAAAATCTTTAAAAAAATTATCTCCCGATGTCCAGAAGACGATCGCAAAGTTTATAAAAAAGCATCTGATTGATGTTGATTTTCCCGATACTCCAGGGAAAAAATTGGTAGGAAATTTATCGGGTTATGTGCGATTTAGGATTGGATCTTACCGCTTGATAACAGTAATTAACGATGATCAATTGATAATAACAACTGTTTATGTAGGTAAACGATCAGATGTTTACAACGTAAATATGAAAAAAATTCGTTGA
- a CDS encoding SDR family NAD(P)-dependent oxidoreductase: MKEKVLITGASSGIGKAFAEHYAQEGRDLLLVARSKERLTKVSKDLHHKFNVKVEIISSDLSVLESGSKIYEYVCEQGIFIDIIINCAGFGLNGTVNEIDYNNQHDEVMLNVVSVFDLTKKFLKPMIARNKGTIINVASSSAYHPIPTMAVYAASKAFVLSFTEALAVECQNSGVKVIAISPGATDTNFFSTGGGVAVGNLRTPSHVVDVTMKALSKNKISQIDGINNYFTSAILPRILPRKAMVNMVYRIMKKQANLKG; this comes from the coding sequence ATGAAAGAAAAAGTTTTAATAACTGGCGCTTCTTCTGGAATAGGAAAAGCTTTTGCAGAACACTATGCACAAGAGGGGAGGGATCTTTTATTAGTAGCTAGATCAAAAGAAAGACTAACAAAAGTTAGCAAAGACCTTCATCACAAATTTAATGTTAAGGTTGAAATAATAAGTTCTGATTTATCGGTTTTAGAAAGTGGATCAAAAATTTATGAATATGTTTGTGAACAAGGAATATTTATAGATATAATAATTAATTGCGCCGGTTTTGGCCTTAATGGAACTGTCAATGAGATTGATTATAATAATCAACATGATGAGGTAATGTTAAATGTTGTTTCAGTATTTGATCTTACAAAGAAATTTTTGAAACCGATGATAGCTAGAAATAAAGGAACAATTATAAACGTGGCCTCAAGCTCAGCCTATCATCCAATACCTACAATGGCAGTATATGCGGCTAGTAAGGCTTTTGTTCTTTCGTTTACTGAAGCACTTGCTGTGGAATGTCAAAATAGTGGAGTTAAGGTAATAGCAATAAGTCCCGGAGCCACGGATACAAACTTTTTTTCTACTGGTGGAGGAGTAGCAGTTGGAAACTTAAGAACTCCTAGTCATGTAGTAGACGTAACAATGAAAGCATTAAGTAAAAATAAGATTTCGCAGATTGATGGGATTAATAATTATTTCACAAGTGCTATCTTACCCAGAATTTTGCCAAGAAAAGCTATGGTAAATATGGTTTATCGAATTATGAAAAAACAAGCAAATTTGAAAGGATAA